DNA from Azospirillum sp. TSH100:
CCGGCGTGCCACCGACCGGCGGGTACTTGTTCCAGCCTGCGGCGCTGGCGCGCAGCGTCTCCTCGATGATTGCGGGCGGGGTATGCTGCGGTTCGCCGACCGTCAGCAGGATGGGAGCGACATTGGCGCGCGGGGTGATCGGCGCCAGCAGGTTGGCCAGCCGGGTGAAGGGATAGTCGGTCAGCAGGTCGAGCCGGTCGTTGCCGATCGCCTCGCTGAAGACGGCACCGCTGTTGACGCTGAAATCGGTGAGAACCATGGCGACCGCAACCCTCTTCGCACCCCGGATGCCGCACCCCGGCCTGGGGAAGCGGCCACGTCTCGTGAAGGGCGATCCTATCGGCGGGGCACCGGGGGCACAAGCGCCCAGAACCTTTGGGCGTGGCGGGTGGCCGAACGGTCACAGCAAGGGAAGCTGTCCCTCTCCCGGGGCGGGAGAGCGGGTTCCCCATTTCATCCGGACAATATTGACGACCAATTTTCATCCGGGTAAAATAGGCGCATCACAACCGGAGCTCCGACCATGACCGTCACCGCCGAAACCCTCTGCACCGCGTTTCGGGGCGAGCGCCGCCTTGCCGCCGGGGATGCGCTGAGCGTTGCGCGGGCAGTGCGTGCAGCGCTCGACGCGGAACCGGACGGGCCGCCCGTGCTGGTCTTCGACGATGCCACGGGAAAGGTGATCGACCTCGATCTGCGGGGAAGCGATGCGGAGCTTGCGTGGCGTCTATCGCCGCCGCCGCGCGGGCCGGGGCGGCCGAAGCTAGGTGTGGTGGCGCGCGAGGTGACGCTGCTGCCGCGTCATTGGGAGTGGTTGAACGCCCAGCCGGGCGGGGCGTCGGTGGCTCTGCGCAAGCTGGTGGACGAGGCGCGCAAGGGGAGCGAGGCGAAGGACCGCGTGCGCCGGGCGCAGGAGGCCGCCTATCGCGTCATGCTGGAATTGGCCGGTGACCGTCCGGGCTATGAGGAGGCGGTTCGGGCGCTTTATGCGGCGGACCGGTCGCGGTTCGATGCGCTGACGGCCGACTGGCCGGCCGACCTGCGCGATTATGCCGGAGCGCTGGCGGCGGATGCCTTCGTCAGCCCGGGCGAGGGCGGCTGAACAGGCGGGCAGGCGCGCGGACGCGCGCCCGCCGGGTCCGTTCCCGCCGGAAGGAGCGGACCCCGTTTGGCCGGCAGCCTTACAGCGCCTCGGCGTTGGTCTCGCCGGTGCGGATGCGCACGGCCTGGGCGATCTCCAGCACGAAGATCTTGCCGTCGCCGATGCGCCCGGTGTTGGCGGCCTTCTGGATCGCCTCCACCACCTGCTCGTACTGGTCGTCGGACACCGCGACCTCGACCTTCACCTTGGGCAGGAAGCTCACGGAATACTCGGCGCCGCGGTAGATTTCCGTCTGGCCCTTCTGGCGGCCGAAGCCCTTGACCTCGCTGACGGTCAGGCCCTGGATCCCGAGCGACGTCAGCGCCTCGCGCACTTCGTCGAGCTTGAACGGCTTGATGATGGCCATAACCAGTTTCATGTGGCTTCCCCTTAAAGCGTTGTTCCGGCCGCGTGTAAGGCTTTGGCCGCCCCGTTGCGGTACCAGTCCGGCCTGACACCGTACCGTCCTCCCGCCGATGGCCCAAGCCTGTTCGCGTCGACCGCAAAAATCAACGATTACAAGAATCGTGCCGGTTGAAATGCGCTGCAACGATGGGAATATGCCTGTTGATTGGGCGCCCAAAAGGGCGGCATTTGCCCTAAAATCATGCAGCGACAATCTGTCCGGCTGTCTGCACGCGTCGGGCGGGGACTGGACACTGGACAGGACGCCGCAGTGCGACAATTGTCTGATCGCGTCCGTGGCGCCGGCAAGGGTCAGGCCCGGCCGGTCCGCGTGGCGCATGGACGAAAGCGAGAGGGCAGCGAGCATCATGGCCGTACCGGGCACCGAATCGGGCAACGCGACCGTCCCCCCGCTGGGCGGCGACATCACCACGGAGGTCGTGGTGCTGGGCGGCGGTCTGGCCGGGCTGACCATGGCGGCGGCGCTGGCCAGCGCCGGCGTGCCGGTGGTCTGCATCGACCAGGACAGCCCCGAACGCATGGGCGGTCAGGAGTTCGATATCCGCACCACCGCGATCTCCTACGCCTCCAAGATGGTGCTGGAGGCGGCGGGGGTGTGGCACCACATGGCCGACAAGGCCGGCCCGATGCTGGACATCCGCATCGCTGACCAGTTCTCGCCCCTGTTCATCCATTACGACCACACCGAACTGGCGATGGAGGGCAAGCATCAGCCCTTCGGCTGGATCCTGGACAACAAGGACATCCGCCACGCCCTGTTCGCCCGCGCGGCCGAACTGCCGGGGCTGGTCCATCTGGCGCCGGCCAAGGCGGTGACGGTGGAGCGCAAGCGGTCCGGCGTCTCGGTGCGGCTGGCCGACGGGCGCACCGTGCGCGGCCGTCTGCTGGTCGGCGCCGACGGGCGGCGGTCGATGGCGCGCGAGAGCGCCGGGATCAGGGTGCGGCGCTGGTCCTACGACCAGAGCGCCATCATCTGCACCATCCGCCACACCGAACCGAACAAGGGCGTCGCGGTCGAGCATTTCCTGCCCAACGGTCCCTTCGCCGTGCTGCCGATGACGGAGAACCGCTGTTCCATCGTGTGGAGCGAGAAGACCTCGCTGGTCGACACCTATCTGAAGCTTCCCGACGACCAGTTCATCGACGAGTTGCAACGGCGGTCCGGCGGCTATCTCGGCGAGATCACGCTGCTGACCAAGCGCGAGGCCTGGCCGCTGTCGGTCCTGCTGGCCGACCGCTTCATCGCCGATCGGCTGGCCCTGGTGGGCGAGGCGGCGCACGCCATCCACCCGATCGCCGGGCAGGGGCTGAACCTTGG
Protein-coding regions in this window:
- a CDS encoding DUF2239 family protein → MTVTAETLCTAFRGERRLAAGDALSVARAVRAALDAEPDGPPVLVFDDATGKVIDLDLRGSDAELAWRLSPPPRGPGRPKLGVVAREVTLLPRHWEWLNAQPGGASVALRKLVDEARKGSEAKDRVRRAQEAAYRVMLELAGDRPGYEEAVRALYAADRSRFDALTADWPADLRDYAGALAADAFVSPGEGG
- the glnK gene encoding P-II family nitrogen regulator, coding for MKLVMAIIKPFKLDEVREALTSLGIQGLTVSEVKGFGRQKGQTEIYRGAEYSVSFLPKVKVEVAVSDDQYEQVVEAIQKAANTGRIGDGKIFVLEIAQAVRIRTGETNAEAL
- a CDS encoding UbiH/UbiF/VisC/COQ6 family ubiquinone biosynthesis hydroxylase, whose translation is MAVPGTESGNATVPPLGGDITTEVVVLGGGLAGLTMAAALASAGVPVVCIDQDSPERMGGQEFDIRTTAISYASKMVLEAAGVWHHMADKAGPMLDIRIADQFSPLFIHYDHTELAMEGKHQPFGWILDNKDIRHALFARAAELPGLVHLAPAKAVTVERKRSGVSVRLADGRTVRGRLLVGADGRRSMARESAGIRVRRWSYDQSAIICTIRHTEPNKGVAVEHFLPNGPFAVLPMTENRCSIVWSEKTSLVDTYLKLPDDQFIDELQRRSGGYLGEITLLTKREAWPLSVLLADRFIADRLALVGEAAHAIHPIAGQGLNLGMRDVAALAEVVVDAYRLGLDVGGPEVLARFQRWRRFDTVLLAAVCDGLVHLFSNNIPPVKLARDLGMAVINRLPPVKRFFMKHAMGVVGDLPRMIKGQPL